A genome region from Anolis carolinensis isolate JA03-04 unplaced genomic scaffold, rAnoCar3.1.pri scaffold_29, whole genome shotgun sequence includes the following:
- the LOC134294918 gene encoding zinc finger protein 665-like — protein MENLHSLSKSHTGEKRHNCMDCGKCFIGRSSLTKHQQTHTGENPRKCMECGKSFNHSVSLCVHQRTHTGEKPHKCIECGKSFSESGHLRSHLRTHTGEKPHKCMECGKSFSQSGDLRSHQRTHTGEKPHKCMECGKSFSQSGHLHLHQRTHRGEKPHKCMECGKSFSQSGDLRSHQRTHTGEKPHKCMECGKSFSQNGNLRLHQRIHTGEKPHKCMECGKSFSESGHLRSHQRTHTGEKPHKCMECGKSFSESGNLRSHQRTHTGEKPHKCMECGKSFSQSAHLRFHQKIHTGEKPHKCMECGKSFSQSRSLRSHQRTHTGEKPHKCMECGKSFSHSASLRVHLRTHRGEKPHKCMECGKSFSQSGHLHLHQRTHTGEKPHKCMECGKSFSQSGDLRSHQRTHTGEKPHKCMECGKSFSESGHLRSHLRTHTGEKPHKCMECGKSFTQSAHLRSHQRIHTGEKPHKCMECGKSFSQSRHLRSHQRTHTHR, from the coding sequence ATGGAAAATCTCCATTCCttgtcaaaatcacacacaggagagaagcgaCATAATTGTATGGACTGTGGAAAATGTTTCATTGGGAGAAGTTCTCTTACTAAACATCAacaaactcacacaggagagaatccacgtaaatgcatggaatgtggaaagagcttcaatcaCAGTGTCAGTCTGTGTGTCCATCAAAgaacccatacaggggagaagcctcataaatgtatagaatgtggaaagagcttcagtgagagtggacatctgcgctcccatctaaggacccacacaggggagaagcctcataaatgcatggaatgtggaaagagcttcagtcagagtggagatctacgatCCCATCAGaggacccatacaggggagaagcctcataaatgcatggaatgtggaaagagcttcagtcagagtggacatctgcatctccatcaaaggacccacagaggggagaagcctcataaatgcatggaatgtggaaagagcttcagtcaaagtGGAGATCTACGATCccatcagaggacccacacaggggagaagcctcataaatgcatggaatgtggaaagagcttcagtcagaatgGAAATCTGCGTttacatcaaaggatccacacgggggagaagccacataaatgcatggaatgtggaaagagcttcagtgagagtggacatctgcgctcccatcaaaggacccatacaggggagaagcctcataaatgcatggaatgtggaaagagcttcagcgaGAGTGGAAATCTGCGCagccatcaaaggacccatacaggggagaagcctcataaatgcatggaatgtggaaagagcttcagtcagagtgcacATCTGCGTTTCCATCAaaagatccacacaggggagaagccacataaatgcatggaatgtggaaagagcttcagtcagagtagaagtctgcgttcccatcaaaggacccatacaggggagaagccacataaatgcatggaatgtggaaagagcttcagtcacagtgccAGTCTGCGTGTCCATCTAAGGACCCACAGAGGGGAGAAGcctcataaatgcatggaatgtggaaagagcttcagtcagagtggacatctgcatctccatcaaaggacccacacaggggagaagcctcataaatgcatggaatgtggaaagagcttcagtcaaagtGGAGATCTACGATCccatcagaggacccacacaggggagaagccacataaatgcatggaatgtggaaagagcttcagtgagagtggacatctgcgctcCCATCTaaggacccatacaggggagaagcctcataaatgcatggaatgtggaaagagcttcactcagagtgcacatctgcgttcccatcaaaggatccacacaggggagaaaccacataaatgcatggaatgtggaaagagcttcagtcagagtagacatctgcgttcccatcaaagaacCCATACACACAGGTAG